From Schistocerca americana isolate TAMUIC-IGC-003095 chromosome 9, iqSchAmer2.1, whole genome shotgun sequence, the proteins below share one genomic window:
- the LOC124550922 gene encoding endoglucanase 20-like, whose product MALWRTLACLLVAVAASDGATYDYADAIKKSILFYQAQRSGRLSGMDSLVSWRKDSCLTDQGWNGEDLTQGYFDAGDYVKFTFPLSFALTMLSWGAIEYEQGYTQAGAMDGVRDTIKWGTDWLLKAHTGPNEIYLQVGNGTADHAYWGRPEDINFARPAYRLDTERPGSDCAGEAAAALASASIVFSSVDATYSATLLNAAKELIAFADNYRGRSVDSVPDTAEFYASSSYDDELVWGYTWLYKATNDQTYLQRVYALIQEFNLQFVSALSWDQKTIGTFALLADMTGNQEYKTQLEYHCWHMAKEQQRTPKGLLVIGDWGNMRLVANVLFTCLQAAKLNINADVNKQMVQEQMGYILGDTGYSYVVGFGSNYPHSPHHRSSSCPDAPATCDWNFYNSAEPNAHVLYGALMGGPDANDVFTDTRTDWAHTEPTLDYNAGFQGVLAAMIQLGL is encoded by the exons ATGGCTCTCTGGAGGACTCTCGCTTGCTTACTGGTCGCCGTCGCCGCCTCTGACG GCGCGACGTACGACTATGCAGACGCCATCAAGAAGTCGATCCTGTTCTACCAGGCTCAGCGCTCTGGCAGGCTGTCCGGCATGGACTCCCTGGTGTCCTGGAGGAAGGACTCCTGCCTCACCGACCAGGGCTGGAACGGGGAAGACCTCACCCAGGGGTACTTTGACG CTGGCGATTACGTGAAGTTCACCTTCCCACTGTCTTTCGCGCTGACCATGCTATCGTGGGGCGCCATCGAGTACGAGCAGGGCTACACTCAGGCTGGTGCAATGGACGGCGTGCGCGACACCATCAAGTGGGGCACCGACTGGCTGCTCAAGGCCCACACCGGCCCCAACGAGATCTACCTGCAGGTGGGCAACGGCACCGCCGACCACGCCTACTGGGGCCGCCCGGAGGACATCAACTTCGCCAGGCCGGCCTACCGCCTGGACACGGAGAGACCTG GGTCGGACTGCGCTGGGGAGGCCGCCGCGGCGCTGGCCTCCGCGTCGATAGTCTTCAGCTCGGTGGACGCCACCTACTCGGCGACGCTGCTCAACGCGGCCAAGGAGCTCATCGCGTTCGCCGACAACTACCGAGGACGCAGCGTCGACTCCGTGCCCGACACGGCAGAGTTCTACGC GTCCAGCAGCTACGACGACGAGCTGGTGTGGGGCTACACGTGGCTCTACAAGGCCACCAACGACCAGACGTACCTGCAGCGGGTGTACGCCCTCATCCAGGAGTTCAACCTGCAGTTCGTCAGCGCCCTCAGCTGGGACCAGAAGACCATCGGCACCTTC GCGCTGCTGGCCGACATGACGGGGAACCAGGAGTACAAGACGCAGCTGGAGTACCACTGCTGGCACATGGCCAAGGAGCAGCAGCGCACGCCCAAGGGACTGCTCGTCATCGGCGACTGGGGCAACATGAGGCTCGTCGCCAACGTGCTCTTCACCTGCCTGCAG GCTGCCAAGCTGAACATCAACGCAGACGTGAACAAGCAGATGGTCCAGGAGCAGATGGGCTACATCCTGGGAGACACCGGGTACAGCTACGTGGTCGGGTTCGGCAGCAACTACCCGCACAGCCCCCACCACCGTTCCTC GTCGTGCCCTGATGCGCCGGCGACGTGCGACTGGAACTTCTACAATTCGGCGGAACCAAACGCGCACGTGCTGTACGGCGCGCTGATGGGCGGACCGGACGCGAACGACGTGTTCACCGACACACGCACCGACTGGGCACACACCGAGCCCACGCTGGACTACAACGCCGGGTTCCAGGGCGTGCTCGCCGCCATGATCCAGCTCGGCCTCTAG